Genomic DNA from Bacteroidota bacterium:
CTCAGCCTGAATCTAAACAAAGTGACATGCAAGCCTTGCACAGCATCATTCAGAAATTAATGCCGGCATGTAAATTATGGTTCCTCGATGGTAAAAATTCTGAAAATAAAGTGGTTTCTAATCCGAACATAGGATATGGATCCTACACCATAAAATATGCTGATGGAAAAACCAGAGAGTTTTATCAAATTGGTTTGAGTGCTAACACAACCGGAATTTCTGTCTATATAATGGGTATCAATGATAAGACATATTTAACCAAAACGTATGGGGAAAAAATAGGCAAGGCGAGCGTGACCGGGTATTGCATTAAGTTCAAAACGCTGAAAGATATAAACATTGAAATACTTGAAGCGGCAATACGTTTTGGTTTTGAGGCTACGAGCTAAGCAAAAGC
This window encodes:
- a CDS encoding DUF1801 domain-containing protein, which encodes MNVKGQIKEYITAQPESKQSDMQALHSIIQKLMPACKLWFLDGKNSENKVVSNPNIGYGSYTIKYADGKTREFYQIGLSANTTGISVYIMGINDKTYLTKTYGEKIGKASVTGYCIKFKTLKDINIEILEAAIRFGFEATS